The following are from one region of the Nicotiana tomentosiformis chromosome 7, ASM39032v3, whole genome shotgun sequence genome:
- the LOC104091817 gene encoding uncharacterized protein, producing the protein MEAATSNINGKIWLFLDAMVQWDVVIDTDQQLTIMVYHQDIENHIMMTFVYAKCSSLERLELWDNLYYLDRDMELPWVVGGDFNMILNEEEKIGGLPVYPPEYEDFVFYVNSCGLFDMGYKGSPFIWWNGRPNSECIFKRLDRSFVNMPFQTLFPSTEVEHYIRTGFDHAPLLMSSGKQSTQIAKTFKFLNFWIKHASFMEKLKRVKIALSKWSKLTYGDIFKQLALREDAVRVKEMIFEEEPTVENRIVLQKAQFELKRYLSIEEQQKLQLKRIQNQDGAWIKSQDQLADAAVEFYQK; encoded by the exons ATGGAAGCAGCAACATCTAATATCAATGGCAAGATATGGCTATTTCTTGATGCTATGGTCCAGTGGGATGTTGTGATTGACACTGACCAGCAACTTACTATCATGGTTTATCATCAAGATATTGAGAATCACATCATGATGACCTTTGTATATGCAAAGTGTTCATCCCTGGAAAGACTAGAATTGTGGGATAATCTATACTACCTTGATAGAGACATGGAATTACCCTGGGTGGTTGGAGGGGACTTTAATATGATTCTTAATGAAGAAGAGAAGATTGGTGGACTTCCAGTTTACCCTCCAGAATATGAAGATTTTGTCTTTTATGTAAACTCATGTGGGCTGTTTGACATGGGGTACAAAGGAAGTCCATTCATATGGTGGAATGGGAGACCAAACTCAGAATGCATTTTCAAAAGGTTGGACAGAAGTTTTGTTAATATGCCATTCCAGACTTTATTCCCTAGTACAGAAGTGGAGCACTACATCAGAACAGGTTTTGACCATGCACCACTACTGATGAGTAGTGGTAAGCAGTCCACTCAAATTGccaaaactttcaaatttctgaATTTCTGGATAAAACATGCCTCTTTTATGGAG AAACTAAAAAGAGTTAAGATTGCTCTTTCAAAATGGAGCAAGCTCACTTATGGGGATATCTTTAAACAACTAGCTTTAAGAGAAGATGCGGTCAGAGTAAAGGAAATGATATTTGAAGAAGAACCAACAGTAGAGAATAGAATTGTACTTCAGAAAGCACAATTTGAGTTAAAGAGATATCTGAGCATAGAGGAGCA gcaaaaGCTCCAACTGAAGAGAATCCAGAATCAAGATGGTGCTTGGATTAAGTCACAAGATCAGCTGGCTGATGCAGCAGTAGAATTTTACCAGAAATAA